The DNA window TTTTCTTATGTTGTCCAAGGGTGACAATTCTTAACAATACTTGAAACCACATGAAATTAACATATTAGGGTTGACTATTACTTGACACGAAACCTATGTGGGACGCGACTTGCCAGCATGAATTATTTTGACATGATATCCGTCTAACTAGTAATGTAGAAAGAAAtgattcatttttttcatctctaaTACGTAGTGTAGGAATCCTTGTAGAATAATAGGTCATTTCTTATGGATTTGTTAGTAGCATCGGGCAAACCAATTTACTTTTATTTACTAAGGTATTGCTAGGTTTGGTTTACAATTATATTAACCTAATTTGAAGTTCTAGTTCTCAATAGTTGATCTCCATTTGCTGAtatcaattttttgttaaaacttctgTCAATGTTTGTATTCGCAGACTTGAGAACAACTTTTTACCCCGTATACGAAAAATTCTCATAAGCTCCTTAAAGGAGTATGTATAGAAAGCTGAGTTGCATTGAGAGTAGCCATATCTGATTTAACAACTGATAATGTGACTTCGTTAACGATTTTATTTAAGAACTATATGAGAAAAATAACTGCATGTAATGTGTGTAGAACTGCAGACACACACATGTAGCTATAAGCTATGTATTTTTGAAGATATGAATTCATATATCTATGTAGGTAATCCAGCCGCCGGTTACTATTATTGTCGGTTGAAGTTTTTTCGCCCTTTAATTATTCCTGTAACTATAGGTCTGTATGACATGGTTATCATTACTGAATACTAAAAGTGCATAAGATTAACTGCCATTTTCTGTCCCATTGCTCGATAATTGAATGTTTTCAATTCCAAATTATTCATGGATATGTGTACAGGTTGCCAAAGAAAATGCTGATGTCATCATATTGGATGACAATTTTAAAACTACAGTAAATGTGGCCAGATGGGGACGTTCAGTGTACATAAACATTCAAAAGTTTGTGCAGTTCCAGTTAACAGTTAACGTTGTCACTCTAATGATCAATTTTGTTTCTGCATGTGTCTCAGGTATGTTGTCCAGcagatttttcttttatgaaatgCCGTTATATTTGTTTGGAGCTGAACTAACACGAATAATTACAAATTCCCCTTCTCTTTCAGGATCTGCTCCCCTTACAGCGGTACAACTGCTTTGGGTGAACATGATTATGGACACTCTTGGTGCTTTGGCATTGGCAACAGAGCCtccaaatgatggacttatgaaAAGGCCCCCAGTTGGGAGGGGTACCAGCTTCATCACCAAGGCTATGTGGAGAAATATCATTGATCAGAGTATCTATCAACTGGCTGTCCTTGGAGTTCTCAATTTCTCTGGGGAGAAGCTACTAGGACTTACTGGTTCAGATGCAACTGAGGTTCTCAACACTGTGATATTCAACGCATTTGTGTTTTGCCAGGTACAGATTACTGGTTTAACCAGTACCCTAGTTTTATCCGTGCTGCCGTGCATTTTCCACATGGTTAACTTTAGTATTTACCAGCATATAACTTCTAGTTTTGATGTTGTTATTCCTAATTAAGCAGATGGTTTTGGGCCTGTGGTTGTTATTTCCCCTTGTGTTTGTTTTCCGAGATCGAAAGAATGATGCTGAAAAGCTTGTAGTAGTAATACTCAAGTCCCACGTATGTATGATCTTAGCTTTCTTTTGTTCTAACAGGTGTTCAATCAGATAAACAGTCGTGACATAGAGAAGATAAACATATTCCGTGGAATGTTCGACAGTTGGGTATTTCTAATCGTCATGGTTTGCACAGCGGCCTTCCAGGTTATCATAGTAGAGTTCTTGGGAGCTTTTGCTAGCACTGTGCCACTAAGCTGGCAACTATGGTTACTCAGCATTTTACTTGGAGCAGTTAGCATGCTTGTTGCAGTTGTTCTCAAATTAATACCTGTTGAAAGGATAACTAAGCACCATGACGGATATGAAGCGCTTCCTTCCGGTCCTCCAGAGGGCATAGTTTGAATAGGAGCGTTTCAGACGCCCTTTTTTCCTTCCCAAGGCTAGACAACGTCTACTGACTGAAACTAGTACGCCCTGAGACAGTCAAAAGGCCGTTTTAAGTTGCAGAGTTTTTTGTGTTGTTGGAAGTGACGGTCCTGTGAAAGCTCTGCTcggtattttgtttttgttttcaaaaagcTAGAAGGGTTTGGTTCAGTCGGTAGATTTGCTAGCATTTTTCCTTCTACGAATTCCCCACCCACAAAGTAATTTGAAGCACATTGCGACGCTTGAAATCTTCAAAATCGTTGTTTAGAATTTTCGGTTATCTGATTGAACCTTGGTATAGTTGGTTAGAAAGAAATTTACGCTGTTCTTAAACGC is part of the Malus domestica chromosome 12, GDT2T_hap1 genome and encodes:
- the LOC114820174 gene encoding putative calcium-transporting ATPase 11, plasma membrane-type produces the protein MIKKDEDNTAFLDGLTEKKIDVFADWEKNFEAYPVIEVFHWWLQPHRHARFYGLHLSSARIAVVGNVVAKENADVIILDDNFKTTVNVARWGRSVYINIQKFVQFQLTVNVVTLMINFVSACVSGSAPLTAVQLLWVNMIMDTLGALALATEPPNDGLMKRPPVGRGTSFITKAMWRNIIDQSIYQLAVLGVLNFSGEKLLGLTGSDATEVLNTVIFNAFVFCQVFNQINSRDIEKINIFRGMFDSWVFLIVMVCTAAFQVIIVEFLGAFASTVPLSWQLWLLSILLGAVSMLVAVVLKLIPVERITKHHDGYEALPSGPPEGIV